One Saccharomyces kudriavzevii IFO 1802 strain IFO1802 genome assembly, chromosome: 4 genomic region harbors:
- the SHR3 gene encoding Shr3p (similar to Saccharomyces cerevisiae SHR3 (YDL212W); ancestral locus Anc_2.77): MFSYSDFCSIGTAMILSATTFLMGVFFSSMPYDYHLLFNPNAVQEHFDLALRHYQTLHETPTPVIIALCVVAGIGLIGGTIKIFKPNPELQMFEYCSLGLYVLAICVFLTNVKTGIDCSVSHNWGEVTENQGLAVIASSNIILLVMFAGVIILQMGLWYSNWDLQKRLKQFYAEEETEASNVGKKTEKTEKLKKNDSKPKGAQKRKNGKK, encoded by the coding sequence atgttttcatattctgatttttgttctatCGGTACGGCCATGATCTTATCGGCCACCACCTTTTTAATGGGTGTTTTCTTCAGCAGCATGCCATATGATTACCACCTTTTATTCAATCCTAACGCCGTTCAAGAACATTTTGATCTGGCCTTGAGACATTACCAAACCTTGCACGAAACTCCAACGCCAGTTATTATTGCTTTGTGTGTTGTTGCCGGGATTGGTTTGATTGGTGGTacaatcaaaattttcaagcCAAACCCTGAATTACAGATGTTCGAATACTGTTCATTAGGTTTGTACGTGTTGGCCATCTGTGTTTTCCTCACCAATGTGAAAACTGGTATTGACTGTTCTGTGAGCCATAACTGGGGGGAAGTCACCGAAAATCAAGGTTTGGCTGTCATTGCTTCTTCTAATATTATTCTATTGGTTATGTTTGCCGGTGTAATCATCCTACAGATGGGCCTATGGTATAGCAACTGGGATTTGCAGAAAAGATTGAAGCAATTCTatgctgaagaagaaacagaagCTTCCAATGTCGGTAAAAAGActgaaaaaactgaaaaactgaaaaagaacGACAGCAAACCTAAAGGTGcccaaaaaaggaaaaacgGTAAGAAATAG
- the CWC2 gene encoding active spliceosome conformation promoter CWC2 (similar to Saccharomyces cerevisiae CWC2 (YDL209C); ancestral locus Anc_8.466) codes for MKSWKDRFAKVQVKESELPSSIPAQTGLTFNIWYNKWSQGFGGNTRFVSPFVLQPQPHSGKTRGDNDGQLFFCLFFAKGMCCLGRKCQYLHHIPGEDDVGKLALRTEVLDCFGREKFADYREDMGGVGSFRKKNKTLYIGGIDGALNSKHLKPAQVESRIRFVFSRLGDIDRIRYVEDKNCAFVKFKYQANAEFAKESMSNQTLLLPSDKEWDGRREGTGLLVKWANEDPDPAAQRRLQEEQKIESLNMMVRLIKSNSSSNAATMVNEETRKRSNTKAASEVSVNNAKKRLLPIDNGLGGDDFIEKLKRLKKSTNNGDGSSDSSLGVVDGPLIDYLSSDADEE; via the coding sequence ATGAAATCTTGGAAGGATAGATTCGCAAAAGTGCAAGTGAAGGAGTCCGAACTGCCTTCTTCTATACCAGCGCAAACTGGGCTGACGTTTAATATATGGTATAACAAATGGTCCCAAGGATTTGGCGGGAATACGCGGTTTGTCAGTCCCTTTGTTTTGCAGCCACAACCTCACTCGGGGAAGACTAGAGGTGACAATGACGGTCAGTTGTTCTTCTGTCTATTTTTTGCAAAGGGCATGTGCTGCCTCGGCCGCAAATGTCAATATTTGCATCATATACCAGGCGAAGATGACGTGGGGAAGCTGGCTCTGAGAACAGAAGTACTGGACTGCTTTGGTAGAGAAAAGTTTGCTGATTATAGGGAAGACATGGGTGGAGTTGGTTCGtttagaaagaaaaacaagacaCTGTATATAGGTGGTATTGATGGGGCATTGAATAGTAAGCATTTGAAACCCGCTCAAGTAGAGAGCAGAATTCGGTTTGTATTTTCCCGGTTGGGCGACATTGACAGAATACGATATGTCGAGGACAAAAACTGCGCATTTGTGAAGTTTAAATATCAAGCGAATGCTGAATTCGCTAAAGAATCCATGAGTAATCAAACATTGCTTCTGCCCAGTGATAAGGAATGGGATGGTAGAAGAGAAGGTACAGGACTGCTGGTGAAATGGGCGAATGAAGATCCTGACCCGGCCGCACAAAGACGGcttcaagaagaacaaaaaatagagTCACTAAACATGATGGTACGTCTAATCAAAAGCAATAGCAGCAGTAATGCTGCTACTATGGTTAACGAGGAGACTAGAAAAAGATCGAACACAAAGGCAGCTTCAGAAGTTAGTGTTAATAATGCTAAGAAAAGGCTGTTACCCATAGATAATGGATTGGGAGGTGATGATTTcatagaaaaattgaagagattgaaaaaaagtactaATAATGGGGATGGCTCATCTGACTCATCCCTCGGAGTAGTTGATGGTCCCTTGATAGATTATCTTTCTTCCGATGCAGATGAAGAGTAG
- the GDH2 gene encoding glutamate dehydrogenase (NAD(+)) (similar to Saccharomyces cerevisiae GDH2 (YDL215C); ancestral locus Anc_2.68), whose protein sequence is MLFDNKNRGALTSLNTPDIASLSISSMSDYHVFDFPGKDLQREEVIDLLDQQGFIPDDLIEQEVDWFYNSLGIDDLFFSRESPQLISNIIHSLYASKLDFFAKSKFNGIQPRLFSIKNKIITNDNHAIFMESNTGVSISDSQQKNYKFAKGAVGNDTLEHGKDTIKNNKALMGDSCPPYELDSEIDDLFLDNKSQKNCRLVSFWAPESELKLTFVYESVYPNDDPAGVDISSEDLLKGHIESISDKTMFKVSSSENKKLYGLLLKLVKEREGPVIKTTRSVENKDEIRLLVAYKRFTTKRYYSALNSLFHYYKLKPSKFYLESFNVKDDDIIIFSVYLNENQQLEDVLLHDVEAALRQIEREASLLYAIPNNSFHEVYQKRQFSPKEAIYAHIGAIFINHFVNRLGSDYQNLLSQITIKRNDTTLLEIVENLKRKLRNETLTQQTIINIMSKHYTIISKLYKNFAEIHYYHNNAKDMEKTLSFQRLERVEPFKNDQEFEAYLNKFIPNDSPDLLILKTLNIFNKSILKTNFFITRKVAISFRLDPSLVMSKFEYPETPFGIFFVVGNTFKGFHIRFRDIARGGIRIVCSRNQDIYELNSKNVIDENYQLASTQQRKNKDIPEGGSKGVILLNPGLTELDQTFVAFSQYVDAMIDILINDPLKENYVNLLPKEEILFFGPDEGTAGFVDWATNHARVRNCPWWKSFLTGKSPSLGGIPHDEYGMTSLGVRAFVNKIYETLDLTNSTVYKFQTGGPDGDLGSNEILLSSPNECYLGILDGSGVLCDPKGLDKDELRRLANERKMISDFDTSKLSNNGFFVSVDAMDIMLPNGTIVANGTTFRNTFHTQIFKFVDHIDVFVPCGGRPNSITLNNLHYFVDEKTGKCKIPYIVEGANLFITQPAKNALEEHGCILFKDASANKGGVTSSSMEVLASLALNDDDFVHKFIGDVSGERSALYKSYVAEVQSRIQKNAELEFAQLWSLNQLDGTHISEISNQLSFTINKLNDDLVASQELWLNDLKLRNYLLMNKIIPKVLVDVAGPESVLENIPESYLKVLLSSYLSSTFVYQNGLDVNIGKFLEFIGGLKREAEVSA, encoded by the coding sequence atgctttttgataataaaaatcGCGGTGCTTTAACGTCATTAAACACTCCTGATATTGCTTCTTTGTCAATATCATCCATGTCAGATTATCACGTGTTCGATTTTCCCGGCAAGGATCTGCAAAGAGAGGAGGTCATAGATTTGCTAGATCAGCAAGGTTTTATTCCCGACGATTTGATTGAACAAGAAGTAGACTGGTTCTATAACTCATTGGGTATCGATGATTTGTTCTTCTCGAGGGAGTCTCCCCAATTAATCTCGAATATCATCCATTCTTTGTATGCTTCCAAGCTAGATTTCTTCGCCAAGTCGAAATTCAACGGCATTCAGCCAAGGCTTTTTAGtattaaaaacaaaatcatAACTAATGACAATCATGCCATTTTTATGGAATCTAATACAGGCGTTAGTATAAGTGATTCTCAACAGAAAAACTACAAATTTGCCAAAGGCGCCGTCGGAAACGATACACTGGAACATGGTAAGGATACcatcaaaaataacaagGCGCTGATGGGTGATTCCTGCCCACCTTATGAATTGGATTCTGAAATTGACGACCTCTTCTTGGATAACAAATCTCAAAAAAACTGCAGATTAGTGTCTTTTTGGGCTCCAGAGAGCGAGTTGAAGTTAACTTTTGTTTATGAAAGTGTTTACCCCAATGACGACCCTGCTGGTGTTGATATCTCCTCTGAAGATTTGCTTAAGGGCCACATTGAGTCTATTAGTGATAAGACTATGTTTAAAGTCTCCTCTAGCGAGAATAAAAAACTATACGGTCTTTTACTCAAGTTGGTTAAGGAAAGAGAGGGCCCTGTCATTAAGACTACTCGGTCCGTAGAAAATAAGGACGAAATTAGGTTGTTGGTTGCTTACAAGCGATTCACCACCAAACGCTATTACTCGGCTTTGAACTCTCTATTCCATTACTACAAATTGAAGCCTTCTAAATTCTACCTGGAATCATTCAATGttaaagatgatgatatcatTATATTCTCCGTTTACTTGAACGAAAACCAACAATTGGAAGATGTTTTGCTCCACGATGTTGAAGCAGCGTTGAGACAAATCGAAAGGGAGGCTTCTTTATTGTATGCTATTCCAAACAATTCTTTCCATGAAGTTTATCAGAAACGTCAATTCTCACCAAAAGAGGCAATATACGCCCACATTGGTGCTATTTTCATCAACCACTTTGTTAATCGTTTAGGTTCAGACTATCAAAATCTTCTGTCTCAAATCACTATTAAGCGTAATGACACTACTCTTTTAGAAATTGtggaaaacttgaaaagaaaattgagaaACGAAACTTTGACTCAACAAACTATCATCAATATCATGTCCAAGCATTACACCATAATCTCCAAGCTATATAAAAATTTTGCTGaaattcattattatcataaTAATGCCAAAGACATGGAAAAAACATTATCTTTCCAACGATTGGAGAGGGTGGAACCTTTCAAGAATGaccaagaatttgaagcttatttgaataaattcATTCCAAACGACTCTCCAGATCTGTTAATCTTAAAAACACTTAACATATTCAATAAATCCATTCTAAAgacaaatttcttcatcacaAGAAAAGTCGCCATCTCATTCAGGTTGGATCCTTCATTAGTAATGTCAAAGTTTGAATATCCCGAGACTCCttttggtattttctttgttgtaGGTAATACTTTCAAGGGGTTCCATATTAGATTCAGAGATATTGCAAGAGGTGGTATTCGTATAGTCTGTTCCAGGAACCAAGATATTTACGAGTTGAATTCCAAGAATGTTATCGACGAGAACTACCAATTAGCTTCTACTCAACAAcgtaaaaataaagatatCCCAGAAGGTGGTTCTAAAGGTgttattttattgaatcCAGGATTAACAGAACTCGATCAAACGTTCGTCGCCTTTTCTCAATATGTGGACGCAATGATTGACATTCTAATCAATGATCCCTTAAAGGAAAACTATGTCAATCTTTTACCAAAGGAGGAAattctattttttggtCCAGATGAGGGAACAGCAGGTTTTGTGGACTGGGCTACCAATCATGCTCGTGTGAGAAACTGTCCATGGTGGAAGTCATTCTTAACTGGTAAATCACCATCTTTGGGTGGTATTCCTCACGATGAATATGGTATGACTTCATTAGGTGTTCGCGCATTTGTTAACAAGATCTATGAAACTTTAGACTTAACCAATTCGACAGTTTATAAGTTTCAAACAGGTGGCCCAGATGGTGACTTAGGTTCTAATGAAATTCTTCTGTCTTCACCAAATGAATGTTATTTAGGGATCCTAGATGGTTCAGGTGTTCTTTGTGACCCTAAGGGCTTGGACAAAGATGAACTACGCCGTTTGGctaatgaaagaaaaatgatttctGATTTTGACACTTCCAAATTATCCAATAACGGATTTTTCGTTTCCGTAGATGCAATGGATATCATGCTACCAAATGGTACAATTGTGGCCAATGGTACAACTTTCAGAAACACCTTCCATACTCAgatcttcaaatttgtgGATCACATTGATGTTTTTGTCCCATGTGGTGGTAGACCAAATTCAATCACACTAAATAATTTGCATTATTTTGTCGACGAAAAGACCGGAAAATGTAAAATTCCATACATTGTGGAAGGTGCTAATTTGTTTATTACTCAACCTGCTAAAAATGCTTTAGAAGAACATGGTTGTATTCTGTTTAAGGACGCTTCTGCTAATAAGGGTGGTGtcacatcttcatcaatggaaGTATTGGCTTCCTTGGCACTCAACGATGACGATTTTGTGCATAAGTTTATCGGAGATGTTAGTGGTGAAAGATCTGCCTTATATAAGTCCTACGTCGCCGAAGTCCAAtcaagaattcaaaagaatgcTGAATTGGAATTTGCTCAGTTATGGAGTTTAAATCAATTGGATGGAACTCACATCTCGGAAATCTCGAACCAACTATCTTTTACtatcaacaaattgaaTGATGATTTAGTTGCTTCTCAAGAGCTATGGttgaatgatttgaaattaaGAAACTATCTTTTAATGAATAAAATTATTCCAAAAGTTTTGGTCGATGTCGCTGGGCCTGAGTCTgttttggaaaacattCCTGAAAGCTATTTAAAAGTTCTACTATCAAGTTACTTATCAAGCACTTTTGTTTACCAAAATGGGCTTGATGTTAACATTGGGAAGTTCTTGGAGTTCATTGGAGGTTTAAAAAGAGAAGCCGAAGTTAGTGCTTAA
- the SKDI04G0350 gene encoding uncharacterized protein (similar to Saccharomyces cerevisiae YDL211C and TDA7 (YNL176C); ancestral locus Anc_2.79): MLLSVTSSRFVNRYQPTSLNGFDTPETCLSPSSAIDLTAALSTGTEAKTIIESLGCVISSIQGLSSTEFNCTSVSKPLVANYSSSVISNITLDRWLISSLKTFSSSAKPTIHPSTTEITTPLFTTHVTSATSETYSAFTDQKSIYVVYDQEYKITELTTTFNTHFPQTTVLKEAGALLTFTIPSNTITGDAKLYQVLSGELNVQNSPDKKNKKTGVIVGSTVGVIIGVVVIIFIGFTIIRNKRNVKNRSKKGFSHNIGQRISCDKVAKGEPMPNPFLNEVNYKVVISGGDRRNLRENDRKIRRDNSSDSLFTEHPYYGTENREAVRFSCPSSYTESSGSSTEEMSSNASTITRPNIEQTNSFLREII, encoded by the coding sequence ATGTTACTGAGTGTAACATCTTCGCGATTTGTAAACAGATATCAACCCACAAGTCTGAATGGATTTGACACCCCTGAAACTTGTTTGAGCCCATCATCAGCTATTGATTTGACCGCTGCATTATCTACTGGGACTGAGGCCAAAACTATAATAGAATCTCTCGGCTGCGTAATAAGTTCAATTCAGGGCCTGTCGTCGACTGAATTTAATTGCACTTCAGTTTCAAAACCTTTGGTTGCAAATTATTCTTCATCTGTAATAAGCAATATCACTCTTGACAGATGGTTAATAAGTTCGCtgaaaactttttcttcttcagcgAAGCCAACTATACACCCATCGACAACGGAAATAACGACACCATTATTTACAACACATGTTACATCTGCCACATCCGAAACATACTCCGCATTCACCGatcaaaaatcaatttATGTCGTGTATGATCAGGAATATAAGATCACAGAACTTACAACAACATTCAACACACACTTTCCGCAGACGACTGTGCTCAAAGAAGCAGGTGCCCTGCTAACTTTCACTATTCCATCCAATACCATCACTGGAGATGCCAAGCTTTATCAAGTTTTATCCGGGGAGCTGAATGTTCAGAACTCCCCagataaaaagaataaaaaaactggagTAATTGTTGGCTCTACGGTTGGAGTCATCATCGGAGTGGTGGTAATCATATTTATCGGATTCACAATTATCAGAAATAAGAGAAATGTCAAAAATCGTAGCAAAAAAGGCTTTAGTCATAATATTGGCCAAAGAATAAGCTGCGATAAGGTAGCAAAGGGTGAGCCAATGCCGAATCCCTTTTTAAATGAAGTTAATTATAAAGTAGTAATCAGTGGAGGGGATAGACGAAATTTACGTGAGAATGATAGAAAAATACGCAGAGACAATTCCTCAGATAGCTTATTCACAGAACATCCCTATTATGGAACGGAAAATCGCGAAGCTGTAAGATTTTCATGCCCATCATCATATACCGAATCTTCGGGATCATCAACCGAGGAAATGAGTTCCAATGCGTCCACTATTACTCGGCCGAATATTGAACAAACGAATAGTTTCTTAAGGGAAATTATTTAA
- the NOP6 gene encoding Nop6p (similar to Saccharomyces cerevisiae NOP6 (YDL213C); ancestral locus Anc_2.72) codes for MGSEEDKKLTKKQLKAQQFRKSKEEKDQEKEVSLEQGQEGKRPNSEAANDGEEPVKKKRKTRRGRGGKGKNGKKGNRFIVFVGSLPRDITAAELQSHFKNSLPDQIRLRADKGIAFLEFDADKDRTGIQRRMDIALLQHGTLLKEKKINVELTVGGGGNSQDRLEKLKNKNVKLDEERKERLTKMINDGNQKKMARTTAAAATTATSGTDKPVPSGIHPDRAKLLK; via the coding sequence ATGGGTTCCGAGGAAGACAAGAAACTGACTAAGAAACAGCTCAAAGCTCAACAGTTCAGAAAAAGTAAGGAGGAGAAAGATCAAGAGAAAGAGGTAAGTCTAGAGCAAGGGCAAGAGGGAAAAAGACCTAATAGTGAAGCCGCAAATGATGGTGAAGAACCcgtgaagaaaaagagaaaaactcGTAGAGGCCGTGGTggaaaaggtaaaaatGGGAAGAAGGGAAACAGATTTATCGTTTTCGTCGGTAGTTTACCGAGGGATATCACCGCTGCTGAATTACAGAGTCATTTCAAGAACAGTTTGCCGGACCAGATCCGTCTAAGAGCGGACAAGGGTATTGCCTTTTTGGAATTCGACGCTGATAAGGACCGTACCGGCATTCAAAGACGTATGGATATCGCCTTGCTGCAACACGGGACCTTGctgaaagagaagaagattaaCGTGGAGCTAACCGTTGGCGGAGGTGGTAATAGTCAAGACCGTCtggaaaaactgaaaaataagaatgTCAAATTAGACGAAGAGCGTAAGGAGAGGTTGACAAAGATGATCAACGATGgcaatcaaaaaaagatggcTAGAACAACCGCTGCTGCAGCCACCACGGCGACATCTGGAACGGACAAGCCTGTTCCTTCAGGGATTCATCCCGATAGAGCCAAGTTACTCAAATAA
- the UGA4 gene encoding Uga4p (similar to Saccharomyces cerevisiae UGA4 (YDL210W)) → MSMSSKNDNKISVEQRVSTDFGEAYQLEGLGSNLRSIRSKTGAGEVNYINAAKSVNDNQLLAEIGYKQELKRQFSTVQVFGIAFSIMGLLPSIASVMGGGLGGGPATLLWGWFVAAFFILLVGITMAEHASAIPTAGGLYYWTYHYAPEGYKEIISFIIGCSNSLALAAGVCSIDYGLAEEIAAAVTLTRDGNFDATSGKLYGIFAGAVVLMGICTCIASGAIARLQTVSIVANLFIIVLLFIALPIGTKHNMGGFNNGEFIFGKFENMSDWNNGWQFCLAGFMPAVWTIGSFDSCVHQSEEAKDAKKSVPIGIISSIAVCWVLGLLIIICLLACINPDIDSVLNSKYGFALAQIIYDSLGKKWAIAFMSLIAFCQFLMGASITTAVSRQVWAFSRDNGLPLSKYIKRVDSKYSVPFYAILAACVGSLILGLLCLIDEAATSALFSLAVAGNNLAWSTPTVLRLTSGRDLFRPGPFYLGKFWSPIIAWIGVAFQVFIIILVMFPSQQHGITKSTMNYACVIGPGIWFLAGVYYKVYKKKYYHGPATNLSDDDYADAVGVDVIDAIISKQEP, encoded by the coding sequence ATGAGTATGTCAAGCAAAAACGACAACAAGATATCGGTAGAGCAAAGGGTATCGACTGATTTTGGTGAAGCTTACCAACTCGAAGGACTTGGCTCCAACCTAAGGTCGATTCGTTCGAAAACTGGTGCTGGTGAGGTGAATTATATCAATGCTGCTAAATCGGTAAATGATAACCAACTGCTTGCGGAGATTGGTTACAAACAAGAACTAAAGAGACAATTTTCAACTGTACAAGTTTTTGGTATCGCATTCTCCATTATGGGTCTATTGCCATCTATTGCCTCTGTCATGGGTGGTGGACTTGGCGGTGGTCCGGCAACATTGTTGTGGGGTTGGTTCGTTGctgcttttttcatcttACTTGTTGGTATTACTATGGCTGAACATGCAAGTGCCATCCCTACCGCTGGTGGTTTGTACTACTGGACATACCATTATGCTCCTGAAGGTTACAAGGaaattatttcttttattattggtTGTTCGAACTCGCTAGCATTGGCAGCTGGTGTCTGTTCAATCGACTATGGTTTGgctgaagaaattgccGCTGCTGTCACCTTGACCAGAGATGGGAACTTTGACGCGACGAGTGGGAAACTTTATGGTATATTTGCAGGGGCAGTGGTGCTCATGGGTATTTGTACATGTATTGCCTCCGGGGCCATTGCTCGTCTGCAAACAGTGAGTATAGTTGCCAACCTATTTATCATCgttttgttgtttattGCCTTACCAATCGGTACCAAGCATAATATGGGAGGTTTCAACAACGGTGAATTTATATTTGGgaagtttgaaaatatgAGTGATTGGAATAATGGTTGGCAATTTTGTCTGGCTGGTTTCATGCCTGCTGTTTGGACTATTGGCTCCTTTGATTCGTGTGTTCATCAGTCTGAGGAAGCCAAGGATGCTAAAAAATCTGTTCCCATCGGTATTATTTCATCTATTGCTGTCTGTTGGGTTCTAGGTTTGTTGATtattatttgtttgttGGCCTGCATTAACCCTGACATCGACAGTGTTTTGAACTCTAAATATGGTTTTGCTTTGGCTCAAATAATTTATGATTCGTTAGGAAAGAAGTGGGCCATTGCATTCATGTCATTGATTGCTTTCTGTCAATTTTTAATGGGAGCTTCCATCACAACAGCTGTTTCTAGGCAAGTGTGGGCATTCTCCCGTGATAATGGACTGCCATTATCAAAGTATATTAAAAGAGTGGATTCTAAATACTCCGTTCCATTTTATGCTATTTTGGCTGCATGTGTAGGTTCGTTGATCTTAGGTTTGCTGTGTTTGATTGATGAGGCCGCTACCTCCGCATTGTTTAGTTTGGCAGTGGCAGGAAATAATCTGGCTTGGAGTACTCCTACGGTTCTGCGTTTGACATCAGGTAGAGATCTTTTTAGACCCGGTCCATTCTACCTAGGTAAATTCTGGTCTCCAATTATTGCCTGGATTGGCGTCGCTTTCCAAGTgttcattattattttggttATGTTCCCTAGTCAACAACACGGCATTACAAAATCCACTATGAACTATGCATGTGTTATCGGCCCCGGTATTTGGTTCCTTGCAGGTGTTTATTATAAAGTctacaaaaagaaatattaCCACGGTCCAGCAACTAATTTATCCGATGATGACTACGCTGATGCCGTTGGTGTTGATGTTATCGATGCCATTATCTCCAAACAAGAGCCATAG
- the PRR2 gene encoding serine/threonine protein kinase PRR2 (similar to Saccharomyces cerevisiae PRR2 (YDL214C) and NPR1 (YNL183C); ancestral locus Anc_2.71), whose product MSLSRLLRYNQRNNKTTASLTAEHAFSDEWAPSALLNDSVNIDINMAAKTGEALNGSYNSVSSSLPEQNMLRTGCTKSFQDDEGVELQKLTTCWMAKIDTEMPENISKIDSNIISSPVVSQVEARFIVPRDKLRKNYVDFATSFANSLSLPKSYSKFFFFASKKSKSITKKHQSSDVGDCPDDDHFSARNDHDLPITTTTMVCDEIASTSPQHEYGVYGQDGVCTTHVYSLEDSISSLSTNPLDDTYSEAVHINTRHIENTESTTHSRKSSYTTSLSNIKRLFKISSFNNHNNKLYDPASTIADDYAIASSLNETTSSYVSTASFSVMSENEDSDRDHVIQALYSNIEASTDLVSKKYKDLNVVLGEGSGGKVKLVQRVLDNKVYALKEYRSKKKKESERNYIKKVISEYCIASTLKNPNICETLEILYEDGKIFQILEYCEYDLFALVMSEKMQYDEICCLFKQLINGVKYLHDIGLSHRDLKLDNCVVTRKGILKLIDFGASSVFHYPFSSRLIEANGIVGSDPYLSPEVFYFEEYDPRALDIWSIGIIFFCMITRRFPWKYPKVKDDQFKAFCSGRGVPSFNELVTRPAADDENQYDDGYEEGVIDMGPNFLLHRLPEESHTIMRRVLEISPFKRTTVNKILQDDWVKGIEMCQVVGLAGPDEASPEIINNGDHIHTSIDQRYAHIGSLHQQT is encoded by the coding sequence ATGTCATTATCTAGGCTGCTACGATATAACCAGAGAAACAATAAGACAACGGCTTCTCTAACAGCAGAGCATGCCTTTTCCGATGAATGGGCCCCCTCTGCTTTGTTGAACGATTCTGTCAACATTGATATAAACATGGCCGCTAAGACTGGCGAAGCGCTGAATGGGTCATATAATTCCGTTTCGTCTTCTTTGCCTGAGCAGAATATGCTAAGGACAGGTTGTacaaaatcttttcaagaCGACGAGGGCGTTGAATTGCAGAAGCTGACCACATGCTGGATGGCGAAAATTGACACGGAGATGCCCGAAAACATATCCAAGATCGACTCAAATATCATTTCCTCTCCCGTGGTCAGTCAGGTTGAGGCAAGATTCATTGTCCCCAGAGACAAATTGAGGAAAAACTACGTCGATTTTGCGACATCTTTCGCGAACTCGCTAAGTTTACCTAAGAGTTAcagcaaattttttttttttgcatccaagaaaagcaaaagcaTTACCAAAAAGCACCAATCTAGTGACGTCGGTGATTGTCCTGACGACGACCATTTTTCCGCCAGAAATGATCACGATCTCCCAATTACTACAACCACGATGGTATGCGACGAAATTGCCTCCACTTCTCCGCAGCATGAATATGGAGTCTACGGTCAGGACGGAGTATGTACTACTCATGTCTATTCCCTCGAGGACTCAATCTCTTCCCTTTCCACCAATCCTCTCGACGATACGTATTCAGAAGCCGTTCATATAAACACAAGACATATTGAGAACACCGAGAGTACTACACACTCAAGAAAGTCCTCCTATACAACGTCGTTATCGAACATCAAAcgtcttttcaaaatatcatctTTTAACAACCACAATAATAAGTTGTATGATCCCGCAAGCACTATAGCGGACGATTATGCCATTGCGTCGTCCTTGAATGAAACCACCTCTTCCTATGTTTCAACCGCATCATTTTCTGTCATGAGCGAGAATGAAGACAGCGATAGGGATCATGTCATCCAGGCCTTATATAGCAATATTGAGGCATCCACTGATTTGGTTTCCAAGAAATACAAAGACCTGAACGTTGTTCTTGGTGAAGGTTCAGGCGGTAAAGTGAAACTGGTTCAACGGGTTTTGGATAACAAAGTATACGCACTAAAGGAGTATCgatccaagaaaaaaaaagaatctgAGAGGAATTATATCAAGAAAGTAATATCCGAATATTGTATTGCATccactttgaaaaaccCGAATATTTGTGAGACTTTGGAAATACTGTATGAAGATGGTaaaattttccagattCTGGAGTATTGCGAATACGATTTATTCGCTTTGGTTAtgagtgaaaaaatgcaatatGATGAGATATGCTGTCTTTTCAAACAGCTTATCAATGGCGTAAAATACCTGCACGATATCGGTCTTTCTCATCGTGACTTGAAACTAGATAATTGTGTTGTGACGCGGAAAGGAATCTTGAAGTTGATTGACTTTGGCGCCTCCAGTGTCTTCCACTATCCATTTTCCTCGCGGTTGATTGAAGCAAATGGAATTGTTGGTAGCGACCCCTACCTATCGCCAGAAgtcttttattttgaagaatacgATCCAAGAGCACTCGACATTTGGTCTATTGggataatcttcttctgcatGATAACCAGAAGGTTCCCTTGGAAGTATCCTAAAGTTAAGGATGATCAATTCAAAGCATTCTGTTCAGGAAGAGGTGTGCCATCTTTCAATGAGCTAGTGACAAGACCCGCTGCCGATGACGAGAATCAGTATGATGATGGCTACGAAGAAGGAGTCATCGATATGGGTCccaatttccttttgcaCAGACTCCCCGAGGAAAGCCACACCATAATGAGGCGTGTACTGGAAATTTCACCTTTCAAGAGAACTACTGTAAACAAGATACTGCAGGATGACTGGGTCAAAGGAATAGAAATGTGCCAAGTGGTGGGTCTGGCGGGCCCAGATGAGGCATCACCTGAAATCATAAACAATGGAGATCATATCCATACTAGTATTGACCAACGATACGCCCATATCGGTAGTCTGCATCAACAAACATAA